One stretch of Mangifera indica cultivar Alphonso chromosome 9, CATAS_Mindica_2.1, whole genome shotgun sequence DNA includes these proteins:
- the LOC123225562 gene encoding MADS-box protein SOC1-like isoform X2, whose amino-acid sequence MVRGKIQMKRIENATSRQVTFTKRRNGLLKKAYELSVLCESEVAAITFSQKGRVYEFSSSGMQKTISRYFEYKKEVLASKPETEEYMQHDIANMVKEIESIEVSQRKLLGKDLDSCSADELLNIAGQLQGSLCSIRARKAQLFKEQTEQLKAKEKLLPEENERLSFKASAQQKGATHNSQSSQSSEFEIELSIGPTEIRFF is encoded by the exons ATGGTGAGAGGGAAAATTCAGATGAAAAGAATTGAGAATGCAACGAGCCGGCAAGTGACTTTTACTAAGCGTCGAAATGGGCTGTTGAAGAAAGCTTATGAGCTATCGGTTCTTTGTGAATCTGAAGTTGCAGCGATTACCTTTTCACAGAAAGGAAGAGTCTATGAGTTCTCGAGCTCTGG GATGCAAAAGACAATCAGTCGATACTTCGAATACAAAAAGGAAGTGCTAGCTAGCAAGCCTGAAACGGAAGAATACATGCAG CATGATATAGCAAACATGGTGAAGGAAATTGAGAGTATTGAAGTTTCTCAAAG AAAGCTTTTGGGGAAAGACTTGGATTCATGTAGTGCTGATGAACTCCTAAATATTGCCGGGCAGCTGCAAGGAAGCTTGTGCAGCATTCGAGCAAGAAAG GCTCAGCTATTTAAGGAGCAGACAGAGCAACTAAAAGCAAAG GAGAAACTATTGCCGGAAGAGAATGAAAGGTTAAGTTTTAAG GCATCAGCTCAACAGAAAGGTGCAACCCATAACAGCCAAAGCTCTCAGAGTTCAGAATTTGAGATTGAGTTATCCATCGGACCAACTGAAATACGATTCTTCTAA
- the LOC123225562 gene encoding MADS-box protein SOC1-like isoform X1, with amino-acid sequence MVRGKIQMKRIENATSRQVTFTKRRNGLLKKAYELSVLCESEVAAITFSQKGRVYEFSSSGMQKTISRYFEYKKEVLASKPETEEYMQHDIANMVKEIESIEVSQRKLLGKDLDSCSADELLNIAGQLQGSLCSIRARKAQLFKEQTEQLKAKEKLLPEENERLSFKFRAKPWQASAQQKGATHNSQSSQSSEFEIELSIGPTEIRFF; translated from the exons ATGGTGAGAGGGAAAATTCAGATGAAAAGAATTGAGAATGCAACGAGCCGGCAAGTGACTTTTACTAAGCGTCGAAATGGGCTGTTGAAGAAAGCTTATGAGCTATCGGTTCTTTGTGAATCTGAAGTTGCAGCGATTACCTTTTCACAGAAAGGAAGAGTCTATGAGTTCTCGAGCTCTGG GATGCAAAAGACAATCAGTCGATACTTCGAATACAAAAAGGAAGTGCTAGCTAGCAAGCCTGAAACGGAAGAATACATGCAG CATGATATAGCAAACATGGTGAAGGAAATTGAGAGTATTGAAGTTTCTCAAAG AAAGCTTTTGGGGAAAGACTTGGATTCATGTAGTGCTGATGAACTCCTAAATATTGCCGGGCAGCTGCAAGGAAGCTTGTGCAGCATTCGAGCAAGAAAG GCTCAGCTATTTAAGGAGCAGACAGAGCAACTAAAAGCAAAG GAGAAACTATTGCCGGAAGAGAATGAAAGGTTAAGTTTTAAG TTTCGTGCAAAGCCATGGCAGGCATCAGCTCAACAGAAAGGTGCAACCCATAACAGCCAAAGCTCTCAGAGTTCAGAATTTGAGATTGAGTTATCCATCGGACCAACTGAAATACGATTCTTCTAA